Proteins co-encoded in one Corynebacterium tuberculostearicum genomic window:
- the purN gene encoding phosphoribosylglycinamide formyltransferase — protein sequence MPPRYTADPDQLRVVVLVSGKGSLLQAIVDAQAGHYQVVKVVADKECRGISRAQDHGINTEVVALGADRAEWNQRLVDAVDAAQPDVVVSAGFMKILGERFLNRFEGRTINTHPALLPAFKGAHAVRDALDYGVKITGSTVHFVDAGVDTGSIIAQRPVAVNADDDEASLHERIKQVERELIVEVLRAADVHDEKLTIQLAD from the coding sequence ATGCCCCCGCGTTATACTGCTGACCCTGATCAACTCCGAGTGGTCGTGCTCGTTTCCGGAAAGGGCTCGCTCCTCCAAGCCATCGTGGATGCCCAGGCCGGGCACTACCAGGTAGTAAAAGTGGTAGCGGATAAGGAATGTCGCGGTATTTCGCGTGCACAGGACCACGGCATTAATACCGAGGTCGTGGCGCTGGGTGCAGATCGCGCCGAATGGAATCAACGTCTGGTTGACGCAGTGGATGCTGCGCAACCAGACGTTGTGGTTTCTGCGGGCTTTATGAAGATTCTGGGAGAGCGATTCCTCAACCGCTTCGAAGGTCGCACCATTAATACCCACCCGGCGCTGCTGCCCGCGTTCAAAGGCGCACACGCCGTGCGCGATGCGCTAGATTATGGCGTGAAGATCACCGGCTCTACCGTCCATTTTGTTGACGCAGGCGTGGATACCGGCTCCATCATCGCGCAGCGGCCCGTAGCCGTGAATGCGGACGACGATGAGGCCAGCCTCCACGAACGCATCAAACAGGTAGAGCGCGAACTCATCGTGGAGGTGCTGCGCGCAGCAGACGTCCATGACGAGAAACTAACTATTCAACTCGCAGACTAA
- a CDS encoding cell division protein PerM, translating into MRQPSGSAQRVARKAGSKAKARRAPAPLTKAGRIRRLLFTAAVPNVVIVLIIMAISLGGLLLAGSPMAWWYTIVAESWMVFNLAPVSAAEVHISFLPALPALILATVVAVRVRSAVKHKVSVKDLLILLACVLGVPVLFTLIFWLMLWDAGKVYDVSPPNLAQALLRVVVLHLAAMAAGMGTRLWRALAKRYGLPRLLVDATLIALRYLAYLAIGATVLFAVVFLINVSHQGEMMDEYPTVSGMGVAGLVLLSLLYLPNAIVSAASVLVGSEFSVGEGSVSLFSAQLVPLPPLPIAGGIPASMPGWAVALLIVPVAAAVYSLYKKRPSFQEILVATVASAVIMFIACYLVSGELGYYGATGPQLWTAAGLAALWMAVVGCAVAAGFAFVAWRTARMTEAGNTTGSEADQPALDPAASAEDAAANDAAAEPEREPITDPEIVDAEIVEDGATVDDSAEETENEEAPSEDAPADEPDESDQSGESDEGAKRGVAKPLSQELEAETDEEQNSSIKDSPEEGEKD; encoded by the coding sequence GTGCGGCAACCATCTGGGTCGGCTCAACGCGTCGCCCGAAAGGCCGGCTCGAAAGCCAAGGCGCGCCGCGCTCCCGCCCCATTGACTAAGGCCGGCCGCATTCGCCGTCTGTTATTTACTGCGGCGGTGCCTAATGTGGTTATTGTCCTAATCATTATGGCCATTTCCCTCGGCGGACTTTTGCTGGCTGGCTCGCCCATGGCGTGGTGGTACACCATCGTGGCGGAGTCCTGGATGGTCTTTAACCTCGCCCCGGTTTCGGCTGCCGAGGTACATATTTCCTTCCTGCCGGCCTTGCCGGCCCTTATCCTCGCCACGGTGGTGGCAGTGCGGGTGCGCAGTGCGGTAAAACACAAAGTCAGTGTCAAGGACCTGCTTATTCTTTTGGCCTGCGTGCTCGGCGTCCCAGTGCTATTTACCCTTATTTTCTGGCTGATGCTGTGGGATGCGGGCAAGGTCTATGACGTTTCGCCGCCGAATCTCGCACAGGCGCTGCTCCGCGTTGTTGTCCTGCATCTAGCCGCCATGGCGGCAGGTATGGGAACGCGCCTGTGGCGGGCCTTGGCAAAGCGCTATGGGCTTCCGCGCCTGCTTGTCGATGCCACCCTTATCGCCCTTCGCTACCTCGCCTATCTCGCCATCGGCGCAACCGTCCTCTTCGCGGTGGTATTCCTCATTAACGTCTCCCACCAGGGGGAGATGATGGATGAATACCCTACGGTGTCTGGAATGGGAGTTGCCGGGCTGGTGTTATTGAGCCTGCTATATCTTCCCAACGCAATCGTCAGCGCCGCCTCGGTTCTGGTGGGCTCGGAGTTTTCTGTGGGCGAGGGCTCGGTCAGTCTTTTTAGCGCTCAGTTGGTTCCGCTGCCACCGCTGCCAATTGCCGGCGGCATCCCGGCGTCCATGCCCGGTTGGGCCGTAGCCCTACTCATTGTCCCCGTAGCTGCTGCGGTCTATTCCTTGTACAAGAAGCGGCCAAGCTTTCAAGAGATCCTAGTAGCTACGGTAGCTTCCGCAGTGATTATGTTTATTGCCTGCTATTTAGTTAGCGGTGAACTCGGCTACTACGGTGCTACTGGACCGCAGCTATGGACAGCCGCAGGGCTTGCTGCCTTGTGGATGGCCGTGGTGGGCTGCGCTGTCGCTGCGGGCTTTGCCTTTGTTGCTTGGCGCACCGCCCGCATGACCGAAGCAGGGAACACCACAGGCTCGGAGGCGGACCAACCAGCACTTGATCCGGCTGCCTCCGCTGAAGACGCTGCGGCTAACGATGCAGCCGCCGAGCCGGAACGCGAGCCCATTACCGATCCGGAAATTGTAGACGCTGAGATCGTCGAGGATGGGGCGACCGTCGATGATTCCGCCGAAGAGACCGAGAATGAGGAGGCTCCTTCAGAGGATGCTCCAGCAGACGAGCCGGACGAGTCGGACCAGTCGGGCGAGTCGGACGAAGGGGCGAAAAGGGGCGTCGCCAAGCCGCTTAGCCAAGAGCTAGAGGCCGAAACGGACGAGGAACAGAATTCCTCCATCAAAGATTCCCCCGAGGAGGGGGAGAAGGACTAG
- a CDS encoding M23 family metallopeptidase, producing MRSKVQRGAGRHRKIVTSQTAKGRIAVMTVAAGAVSTAGVGGAAAANIQSDNAATTKTQSVDFELASDSTQVQDAAEAPVDATPQILNVAEAKPVADLSDQLNKAIQASEERAAADEAARAPSVARPAEGAFTSPFAMRWGTFHKGIDIANSPGTPILAVMDGTVIDSGPASGFGQWIRIMHDDGTMTVYGHMQTLDVAVGEHVHAGQKIAGMGSMGFSTGSHLHFEVHPNGGEAIDPQPWLAERGIDL from the coding sequence ATGCGAAGCAAAGTTCAGCGTGGCGCCGGTCGCCATCGCAAGATTGTCACCTCGCAGACCGCCAAGGGCCGCATCGCCGTTATGACGGTTGCGGCAGGTGCAGTTTCCACCGCCGGCGTCGGTGGCGCAGCCGCCGCAAACATCCAGTCCGATAACGCGGCTACTACCAAGACGCAGTCCGTTGACTTCGAGCTCGCCTCCGATTCCACCCAGGTCCAGGACGCTGCCGAAGCTCCCGTTGACGCCACCCCACAGATCCTCAACGTAGCCGAGGCAAAGCCGGTGGCCGATCTTAGTGACCAGCTCAACAAGGCTATCCAAGCCTCCGAGGAACGCGCTGCTGCTGACGAAGCCGCTCGCGCACCTTCCGTTGCCCGCCCTGCCGAAGGCGCATTCACCTCCCCATTCGCTATGCGCTGGGGCACCTTCCACAAGGGCATCGACATCGCCAACTCTCCCGGCACCCCAATCCTTGCTGTCATGGATGGTACGGTCATTGACTCCGGTCCAGCTTCCGGCTTTGGCCAGTGGATCCGCATCATGCACGACGACGGCACCATGACCGTTTATGGTCACATGCAAACTCTTGACGTGGCCGTCGGCGAGCACGTGCATGCCGGCCAGAAGATTGCCGGCATGGGCTCGATGGGCTTTTCCACCGGCTCCCACCTCCACTTCGAAGTTCACCCGAACGGTGGCGAGGCAATCGATCCGCAGCCTTGGCTGGCTGAGCGAGGCATCGACCTCTAA
- a CDS encoding M23 family metallopeptidase encodes MKRMNRARKNVALSVITLGTVLATGTTAFAAEPVASVDVSDGSSEPTATNVDNAGVVDALVGLATTSVGLLNGEATPQVDGNESGGVNIVLDPGSVPGLKEAFAPKGNHSGLTTKRGKDSAGNTVVFPTSGTLTSGFGQRWGTTHNGIDVANSVGTPIHAVMDGTVINSGPAQGFGNWIRIQHDDGTISVYGHMPADQLKVTVGDRVTAGQEIAGIGNEGRSTGPHLHFEIHPGGGAPVDPVSWFNERGISV; translated from the coding sequence ATGAAGCGCATGAACCGCGCACGCAAGAATGTAGCGTTAAGCGTCATCACGCTCGGCACCGTTCTTGCTACCGGCACCACCGCTTTTGCTGCAGAGCCAGTGGCTAGCGTGGACGTATCAGACGGCTCCTCCGAGCCCACCGCTACCAATGTAGATAACGCCGGAGTGGTCGACGCCCTTGTTGGCCTAGCCACCACCTCGGTTGGCCTGCTCAACGGCGAGGCTACGCCACAGGTAGACGGCAACGAATCGGGCGGCGTGAACATCGTCCTCGACCCGGGTTCTGTACCAGGTTTGAAGGAAGCATTCGCCCCAAAGGGCAACCACTCCGGTCTCACCACCAAGCGCGGCAAAGACTCAGCGGGCAATACCGTGGTCTTTCCTACCTCCGGCACCCTTACTTCTGGCTTTGGCCAGCGCTGGGGCACCACGCACAACGGCATCGACGTAGCTAACTCGGTTGGCACCCCGATTCACGCGGTCATGGACGGTACCGTCATCAACTCCGGCCCGGCACAGGGCTTTGGCAACTGGATCCGCATCCAGCATGATGACGGCACCATCTCCGTCTACGGCCACATGCCGGCAGACCAGCTCAAGGTGACTGTGGGCGACCGCGTGACCGCGGGTCAGGAAATTGCCGGCATTGGCAATGAGGGCCGCTCCACTGGCCCCCACCTCCACTTTGAGATTCATCCGGGCGGCGGCGCACCTGTTGACCCGGTGAGCTGGTTCAACGAGCGCGGCATTTCGGTCTAG
- the pcrA gene encoding DNA helicase PcrA: protein MNENSPFSPSTGGASSPSPFGGFGAPRAASPQSESPDALAEGLNPQQLEAVTHSGSPLLIVAGAGSGKTAVLTRRIAYLMRHRGVNPWEILAITFTNKAAAEMKERVGGLVGPVAERMWVSTFHSICVRILRQNAQLVPGLNTNFTIYDGDDARRLLSMIAKDMQLDLKKYTPRVLANQISNHKNELIGPESALEAAQQTKNPFEITVAQVYAEYQRRLRAANAVDFDDLIGEVVRIFTQHQQAVDFYRRRFKHVLIDEYQDTNHAQYALVAALVGRGELGPDAPELCVVGDSDQSIYAFRGATIRNIQEFERDYPQAHTILLEQNYRSTQTILNAANAVIAKNENRREKNLWTAHGEGEQIVGYVADNEHDEARFIASEIDSLADKGRSYSDIAVMYRTNNASRALEDIFIRSGIPYKVVGGTRFYERREIRDMVAYLRILDNPDDTVSLRRIINVPKRAIGDKAQGHIALHAENQGISFGKALADVPRGEVPGLGTRAVNAVTKFNEMMEGIRNQIPSMRDEVTGQPDLGELLTAILDATGYKAELENSNDPQDGARLDNLNELVSVAREFTSEAANQLAASGADAVDPSELVEEGEAAPGSLQAFLEKVSLVADADQIPDSETGVVTMMTLHTAKGLEFPVVFLTGWEDGQFPHMRSLGDPKELSEERRLAYVGITRAREQLYLTRAILRSAWGNPVTNPASRFLGEVPEDLINWQREDSDSSLTGAWGEDDYQYGRSYGRDWSGWSNSGSRGGSRGAGRAASSPSQRTKKPAATSMPKNNNLNLAVGDRVNHAKYGLGTVIETAGSGKRATVTVDFGSSGKVRLMLIGGVPMEKL from the coding sequence ATGAACGAAAACTCTCCTTTTAGCCCTTCCACCGGCGGTGCCTCGAGCCCTAGCCCCTTTGGCGGCTTCGGCGCACCGCGCGCAGCGAGCCCGCAATCCGAATCCCCCGATGCCTTGGCCGAGGGCCTTAACCCGCAGCAGCTAGAGGCCGTTACCCATTCCGGTAGCCCACTGCTCATCGTGGCGGGCGCCGGTTCCGGCAAGACAGCGGTGCTTACCCGGCGCATTGCCTATCTCATGCGCCACCGCGGGGTGAATCCGTGGGAGATTCTCGCCATTACCTTTACTAATAAGGCCGCCGCGGAAATGAAGGAGCGCGTGGGCGGGCTGGTCGGCCCCGTGGCCGAGCGCATGTGGGTGTCTACCTTCCACTCCATCTGTGTGCGCATCCTGCGCCAAAACGCGCAGCTCGTGCCGGGCCTTAATACCAACTTCACCATTTATGATGGCGATGATGCCCGCCGGCTTTTGTCCATGATTGCTAAGGACATGCAGCTGGATCTAAAGAAGTACACCCCGCGGGTCCTGGCCAATCAGATTTCTAACCACAAAAACGAACTCATTGGGCCCGAATCCGCGCTGGAGGCGGCACAACAGACGAAGAACCCGTTTGAGATCACCGTGGCTCAGGTATATGCCGAATACCAGCGCCGCCTGCGTGCAGCCAATGCCGTGGACTTTGATGATCTCATCGGTGAGGTGGTGCGGATTTTCACCCAGCACCAGCAGGCGGTGGATTTCTATCGCCGGCGCTTCAAGCACGTGCTTATCGACGAGTACCAGGACACCAACCACGCCCAGTACGCGCTGGTTGCTGCGCTCGTGGGCAGGGGAGAGCTCGGCCCCGATGCCCCCGAGTTGTGCGTAGTGGGCGATTCGGACCAGTCCATTTATGCTTTCCGCGGCGCGACCATCCGCAATATCCAGGAATTCGAGCGCGACTACCCACAGGCGCACACGATCTTGCTGGAACAGAATTATCGCTCCACCCAGACCATTCTCAATGCGGCCAATGCCGTTATTGCAAAAAATGAGAACCGCCGCGAGAAGAACCTCTGGACCGCCCATGGTGAAGGCGAGCAGATCGTGGGTTATGTGGCCGATAACGAGCATGATGAGGCGCGGTTTATCGCCTCTGAAATCGACTCATTGGCGGATAAGGGACGCAGCTATTCCGATATCGCGGTCATGTACCGCACCAATAACGCCTCTCGTGCGCTGGAAGATATCTTTATACGTTCCGGTATTCCCTACAAGGTGGTCGGTGGCACGCGCTTTTATGAGCGGCGCGAAATCCGCGATATGGTGGCCTACCTGCGCATCCTGGATAACCCGGACGATACGGTGAGCCTGCGCCGCATTATCAACGTGCCCAAGCGTGCCATTGGTGACAAAGCGCAGGGGCATATCGCCCTGCACGCGGAGAACCAAGGCATCAGCTTTGGCAAGGCGCTTGCCGATGTCCCTCGGGGCGAGGTTCCCGGCCTGGGAACTCGAGCCGTTAACGCGGTCACCAAATTCAACGAGATGATGGAGGGCATCCGCAATCAGATTCCGTCCATGCGCGATGAGGTTACTGGCCAACCGGATTTGGGCGAGCTGCTTACCGCCATTTTGGATGCCACGGGGTATAAAGCGGAATTGGAAAATTCGAACGATCCGCAGGATGGCGCGCGCCTAGATAACCTGAACGAGTTGGTATCGGTCGCTCGCGAATTCACCTCGGAGGCGGCCAACCAGCTTGCTGCTTCGGGCGCGGATGCAGTGGACCCCTCCGAGCTAGTAGAAGAGGGCGAGGCCGCCCCCGGCTCACTGCAAGCCTTTTTGGAAAAGGTCTCGCTTGTGGCCGATGCCGACCAGATTCCAGATTCTGAGACCGGTGTGGTCACTATGATGACTCTGCACACCGCAAAGGGCCTTGAGTTCCCCGTGGTCTTTCTGACCGGCTGGGAGGATGGTCAATTCCCACACATGCGCTCACTGGGGGACCCAAAGGAATTAAGCGAGGAGCGCCGCTTGGCCTATGTCGGCATTACCCGTGCCCGCGAGCAGTTGTATCTTACCCGTGCCATTCTGCGCTCGGCGTGGGGCAACCCGGTGACTAATCCCGCCAGTCGCTTCCTCGGCGAGGTCCCTGAAGACCTCATTAACTGGCAGCGCGAAGACTCCGATAGCTCCCTGACCGGCGCGTGGGGCGAGGACGACTACCAATATGGTCGCTCATACGGCCGCGACTGGTCTGGGTGGAGCAATAGCGGTTCTCGGGGCGGATCCCGCGGTGCAGGGCGCGCTGCGTCTTCCCCATCGCAACGCACTAAGAAACCGGCGGCGACCTCCATGCCCAAGAACAATAACCTCAACCTCGCCGTGGGTGACCGCGTCAACCACGCCAAATACGGGCTCGGGACCGTTATAGAGACGGCCGGCTCCGGCAAGCGTGCCACGGTCACCGTGGACTTTGGTTCCTCCGGCAAGGTCCGGCTGATGCTCATCGGCGGAGTGCCGATGGAAAAGCTCTAG
- a CDS encoding chorismate mutase: MTAEEHKDIVDNGLDIRTPSGTDDPLSDAEIQQYREEINRMDRIILDAAKRRTEVSQAIGRTRMSSGGTRLVHTREIAILNQFRDELGEEGPTIASALLRMGRGRLG, translated from the coding sequence ATGACCGCAGAAGAACACAAAGACATCGTCGATAACGGCTTGGACATCCGCACCCCTTCGGGAACGGATGATCCCCTTTCTGATGCGGAGATCCAGCAGTATCGCGAAGAAATCAACCGCATGGACCGCATCATCTTGGACGCTGCCAAACGCCGCACGGAAGTCTCTCAGGCTATTGGCCGCACCCGCATGAGCTCCGGCGGCACCCGCCTGGTCCACACCCGCGAGATCGCCATTTTGAATCAGTTCCGCGATGAACTTGGGGAAGAAGGCCCCACCATCGCTTCGGCGCTGCTGCGGATGGGCCGCGGCCGGCTGGGTTAG
- a CDS encoding Na+/H+ antiporter family protein translates to MNAVLVAVIVMLVLALLRVHVVVALFLGAIVGGLLSGMGLDATMVAFQDGLGGGAKIALSYALLGAFAMGVASAGLPQVLANFLIRKLGGSGEADPKTALATKWMLILGLIAMSVMSQNLIPVHIAFIPLIVPPLLTVMNKLRLDRRLITTCLTFGLITTYMFIPVGFGSIYLNDILLFNIQKAGLDTSDINIMQVMGVPALGMLAGLLIAIFFSYRKPRDYENLPIAAEEHQEAPSAYKVWVSVVAIIATFAVQIVMQALDFESDGLMVGALTGLGILLLTGAVDWKHADDVFTNGMKMMALIGFIMITAQGFASVMTATNEVGPLVDATANLFGTNKVLSAGAMLVVGLVVTMGIGSSFSTLPIISVIYVPLCMSLGFSPAATVALIGTAGALGDAGSPASDSTLGPTAGLGADGQHDHIRDSVIPTFIHFNIPLLIAGWAGALIL, encoded by the coding sequence ATGAATGCAGTTCTCGTCGCCGTCATAGTCATGCTCGTGCTCGCCCTCCTGCGCGTGCATGTGGTAGTAGCACTCTTCCTAGGAGCCATCGTCGGCGGGCTCCTGTCGGGCATGGGCCTCGATGCCACCATGGTCGCCTTCCAAGATGGCTTGGGCGGCGGCGCCAAGATTGCGCTAAGCTATGCCCTCTTGGGTGCTTTTGCCATGGGCGTAGCCTCGGCCGGGCTGCCACAGGTCCTGGCTAATTTCCTCATCCGCAAGCTCGGCGGCAGCGGCGAAGCAGACCCCAAGACCGCACTGGCTACCAAGTGGATGCTCATCCTCGGGCTCATTGCCATGTCCGTAATGAGCCAGAACCTCATCCCGGTCCACATCGCCTTCATCCCTCTCATCGTCCCGCCGCTGCTTACAGTAATGAATAAGCTGCGCTTGGACCGCCGGCTAATTACCACCTGCCTGACCTTTGGCCTTATCACCACCTACATGTTCATTCCGGTGGGCTTTGGCTCCATCTACTTAAATGACATCCTGCTCTTTAATATCCAGAAGGCGGGGCTTGATACCTCCGATATCAATATCATGCAGGTTATGGGCGTACCGGCGCTCGGCATGCTCGCCGGCCTACTCATCGCGATCTTTTTTAGCTACCGCAAACCGCGCGACTATGAGAATCTGCCCATCGCGGCTGAGGAGCACCAAGAGGCCCCCTCTGCCTATAAGGTGTGGGTTTCCGTCGTAGCCATCATTGCCACCTTTGCGGTGCAGATTGTCATGCAGGCGCTCGACTTCGAATCCGATGGCCTCATGGTCGGCGCGCTAACCGGCCTGGGCATTTTGCTGCTTACCGGCGCGGTGGATTGGAAGCACGCGGACGATGTCTTTACCAATGGCATGAAGATGATGGCGCTCATCGGCTTCATCATGATCACCGCCCAGGGGTTCGCCTCGGTCATGACGGCGACCAATGAGGTCGGCCCGCTGGTGGATGCCACCGCCAACCTCTTTGGCACCAATAAGGTCCTTTCCGCCGGCGCGATGCTGGTGGTGGGCCTGGTGGTCACCATGGGCATCGGATCGTCCTTTTCCACCTTGCCCATCATCTCCGTTATCTATGTGCCGCTGTGCATGTCGTTGGGCTTTAGCCCCGCGGCCACCGTGGCGCTTATTGGCACCGCAGGCGCGCTTGGCGACGCCGGCTCTCCCGCCTCCGATTCCACCCTCGGCCCTACCGCCGGCTTGGGCGCGGATGGCCAGCACGACCACATCCGCGACTCGGTCATTCCCACCTTCATCCACTTCAATATTCCGCTGCTTATCGCCGGCTGGGCAGGCGCACTCATCCTTTAG
- the pgi gene encoding glucose-6-phosphate isomerase — MDITASAQWSELAKVYEDKKDLNLRELFAADADRARNFTFNAAGLHVDLSKNLIDGDIVKQLVEVAKAADLEARRDAMFAGEHINNTEGRAVLHTALRIPAEDDLNVDGQDVAADVHEVLGRMRDFATALRSGSWLGHTGHTIKKVVNIGIGGSDLGPAMAAKALRSYEVAGISAEFVSNVDPADMAATLDGLDAESTLFIIASKTFTTQETLTNAHAARRWLIEQFDGDESAVAKHFVAVSTNAEKVAEFGIDTENMFPFWNWVGGRYSVDCAIGLSLMCTIGPMDFMRFLEGFHAMDEHFRTAPLEENVPTLMGLLGVWYTNFFGAQTHAVLPYSQDLGRFPAYLQQLTMESNGKSVRRDGTAVTVPSTGEIYWGEPGTNGQHAFFQLMHQGTRLIPADFIGFARPKQDFPTADGSGSMHDLLMGNFFAQTKVLAFGKTAEEIAAEGVDEAVVPHKVIPGNRPTTTILAEELTPQTLGALIALYEHIVFTQGVIWDINSFDQWGVELGKQQANDLAPAVSGAAAADSGDQSTDELIGWYRSNR, encoded by the coding sequence ATGGATATCACCGCATCTGCCCAGTGGAGCGAGCTCGCGAAGGTATATGAGGACAAGAAGGACCTCAACCTCCGCGAGCTTTTTGCCGCCGATGCAGACCGCGCCCGCAACTTCACCTTCAACGCCGCCGGGCTGCACGTCGATCTGTCGAAGAACCTGATCGACGGGGACATCGTCAAGCAGCTGGTTGAGGTAGCCAAGGCCGCTGACCTTGAAGCCCGCCGCGACGCCATGTTCGCCGGCGAACACATCAATAACACCGAGGGCCGCGCCGTGCTGCACACCGCACTGCGCATCCCGGCCGAAGATGACTTGAATGTTGACGGCCAGGACGTCGCCGCTGATGTACACGAGGTCTTAGGCCGCATGCGCGATTTCGCCACCGCGCTGCGCTCCGGCTCGTGGCTCGGGCATACCGGCCACACCATCAAAAAGGTAGTCAATATCGGCATCGGTGGCTCTGACCTCGGACCAGCGATGGCGGCCAAGGCACTGCGCTCCTATGAGGTCGCCGGCATCTCCGCCGAATTCGTCTCCAACGTTGACCCGGCCGATATGGCCGCCACGCTCGATGGTCTGGACGCAGAATCTACCCTATTCATCATCGCCTCCAAGACCTTTACCACCCAGGAGACGCTAACCAATGCGCACGCTGCGCGCCGCTGGCTGATCGAGCAATTCGATGGTGACGAATCCGCCGTGGCCAAGCACTTCGTCGCCGTGTCCACCAATGCGGAGAAGGTAGCCGAGTTCGGCATCGATACCGAGAACATGTTCCCGTTCTGGAATTGGGTCGGCGGCCGCTACTCCGTGGATTGCGCCATCGGCCTTTCCCTCATGTGCACCATTGGCCCGATGGACTTTATGCGCTTCCTCGAGGGCTTCCACGCCATGGACGAGCACTTCCGCACCGCGCCACTGGAAGAAAACGTCCCAACGCTCATGGGCCTCTTGGGTGTCTGGTACACCAACTTCTTCGGCGCCCAGACCCACGCCGTGCTCCCCTATTCCCAGGACCTCGGCCGCTTCCCGGCCTACCTGCAGCAGCTGACCATGGAATCCAATGGCAAGTCCGTGCGCCGCGACGGCACCGCGGTCACCGTTCCATCCACCGGGGAAATCTACTGGGGCGAGCCGGGCACCAATGGCCAGCACGCCTTCTTCCAACTCATGCACCAAGGCACCCGCCTCATCCCGGCGGACTTCATCGGGTTTGCCCGCCCGAAGCAGGACTTCCCTACCGCCGATGGCTCTGGTTCTATGCATGACCTGCTCATGGGCAACTTCTTTGCGCAGACCAAGGTGTTGGCCTTTGGCAAGACCGCAGAGGAAATCGCGGCCGAGGGCGTAGACGAGGCGGTCGTGCCCCATAAGGTCATACCTGGCAACCGCCCGACTACCACCATCCTGGCCGAGGAACTCACCCCGCAGACCCTCGGCGCGCTCATCGCGCTCTACGAGCACATCGTGTTCACCCAGGGCGTTATCTGGGATATCAATTCCTTTGATCAGTGGGGCGTGGAGCTGGGCAAGCAGCAGGCTAATGATCTGGCCCCAGCCGTCTCCGGCGCTGCCGCCGCCGACTCCGGCGACCAGTCCACCGATGAGCTCATCGGTTGGTATCGCTCCAACCGCTAA
- a CDS encoding YccF domain-containing protein encodes MRTFLNIVWFITGGFLLALAYFIFGIFACIFIVTIPAGVASFRMANFALWPFGRSVVQPVKGSGSMSTFSNVVWFVVAGLWLAIGHITTAAAQVVTIVGIPAALANLKMIPVTCFPFGRRIVNSEEIPFGWEPMVKL; translated from the coding sequence ATGCGTACCTTTCTTAACATCGTTTGGTTTATTACCGGCGGGTTCCTCCTAGCCCTTGCCTATTTCATCTTTGGCATCTTTGCCTGCATCTTCATCGTTACTATCCCCGCGGGCGTGGCGTCGTTCCGCATGGCTAACTTCGCCCTGTGGCCGTTTGGTCGCTCGGTGGTGCAGCCAGTCAAGGGCAGCGGTTCCATGTCCACCTTTTCCAACGTCGTCTGGTTCGTGGTCGCCGGCCTATGGTTGGCGATTGGTCACATAACCACCGCGGCGGCACAGGTAGTGACCATCGTGGGTATCCCAGCCGCGCTGGCCAACTTGAAGATGATCCCAGTGACCTGCTTTCCGTTCGGCCGCCGGATTGTGAACTCGGAGGAAATCCCCTTCGGCTGGGAACCGATGGTCAAGCTCTAA
- a CDS encoding DNA-formamidopyrimidine glycosylase family protein, with protein sequence MPEGDSVLQLSNRLQFMAGREVTGCSVRVPRYATVHLDGMVCERVWPYGKHLFMQFDQTIVHTHLKMEGTWAIHYAGDRWRKPGHTARIVLQLANSPRDIEVVGHQLGFVDIYPADHYHQRIAHLGPDILDPDWDREEALRRLNNRPQRAIGAALLDQKVVAGIGNEYRAEACFLAGVHPATPVAEVDTARILDISRRIMWANRTSPVRVTTGVRRAGETTYVFGRNRKRCRRCGMFITKGALGGVDRGGDEGELERITWWCPHCQPLHPAH encoded by the coding sequence ATGCCCGAAGGCGATTCCGTCCTGCAGCTATCCAACCGACTGCAGTTCATGGCCGGCCGCGAGGTGACCGGTTGCTCCGTGCGCGTGCCACGCTATGCCACTGTCCACCTCGACGGCATGGTGTGCGAGCGCGTCTGGCCCTATGGCAAGCACCTCTTCATGCAATTCGACCAGACCATTGTGCACACCCACCTCAAAATGGAAGGCACTTGGGCCATCCACTACGCAGGCGATCGCTGGCGCAAGCCTGGGCATACCGCCCGCATCGTGCTGCAGCTGGCCAACTCCCCGCGCGATATCGAGGTCGTTGGCCACCAGCTGGGCTTTGTGGATATCTATCCCGCCGACCACTACCACCAGCGCATCGCTCACCTCGGCCCGGATATTCTCGACCCCGACTGGGACCGCGAGGAAGCATTGCGGCGGCTAAATAACCGGCCCCAACGCGCCATTGGCGCGGCGCTGCTCGATCAGAAAGTGGTCGCAGGCATCGGCAATGAATACCGCGCCGAGGCCTGTTTCCTTGCGGGGGTGCACCCGGCCACACCGGTAGCCGAGGTCGATACCGCCCGCATCCTCGATATCTCTCGGCGCATCATGTGGGCCAACCGCACGTCCCCGGTGCGCGTGACCACCGGCGTGCGCCGCGCCGGGGAGACCACCTATGTCTTCGGGCGCAACCGCAAGCGCTGTCGTCGCTGTGGCATGTTCATCACCAAGGGTGCGCTCGGCGGTGTGGACCGCGGAGGTGATGAAGGCGAACTCGAGCGCATCACCTGGTGGTGCCCGCACTGCCAGCCGCTTCACCCCGCGCACTAA